In Yarrowia lipolytica chromosome 1F, complete sequence, a genomic segment contains:
- a CDS encoding uncharacterized protein (Compare to YALI0F17468g, no similarity) — MNDFEDDQKHKARTEPSGQPPKKRSRVTFSCLICRKRKMKCDRNLPCSTCKAANAAHLCRYDMNRSASPQDRDMPIPSDESMVAPTSAPGGGSAANSGSKKPRGRPKKSVAELTKMHQQLLEQNELKGETKELKDVVKQEFQSLPPQQQQHIPQQQQQQQQHQQQQTMRHVPQQQQQHMPQQAHQQQQFHALNQHQHQHLQQQHHAQQHHKPNGLTINTNDPATPVNQAVRKSSAASATPGRTPPNENSPRRGSAKKHLPPIGDTPSPSMSSPSSAFKSSADMLHQVVTRTATDTKYIGISSKFSLCMKPARQQLFGPFSSMSFFSENEHLQRFSKQVYEAKKQNYIKDKNAPVLMRHKNIFTDLPQKYRVGRGSFVGAGSHYGGTSAPGSTNSHANGGGAFNAAASPMDKTPASTSSSCSTMDCGDISKSFPFDSPNGIYEVLELVPPKPLTYFLVDKYMNSVNRFFYTVIPKSFYECLDEFFIQKQRILNREIPATVKTVDLRQVAQILLILRLARITLPFDWVVPEYLVGGNSNSTTGGSNNDGSSASSPPASADTSDVYLGAGLSQIAENCLNHIGYLRKANLRVLQVLCLLKITAMCDPDAGDSADGCDSCNLTGLIIQISISMGLHMDPSHFSKVSPTIAHLWRMLFGFIVTLDAHRSMELALPPSLPLECSDTDILFERHSLPDDLLSPGEEQHIYHRRKQLRWAFISLDVVRGLLRTTVHVTPDGMGTSPQAMGKEYFDAIERKLEAFENDMNPYYEEILSALQAPESRDSDYRTVDGHAAAQRLSLYMTLVRLRLGYYLCAGNFMDAAEVKTKVVTCALKMCDIMQAAMERPHLFSGFMWYVHFVNLRNFTFSFGTCISAYLNEINTRRAERDMPIITPAVNRKYNDMTFDYSPDKIRDPKRLIQAAIRTHRWVRSLSQRYYVAWKCHAVIVGLLRGARLEVLAQYIDAQEYKRLEKEGHRDNTFVGPYAPQMREPTTMSVTKNDWGRDITSENYDREQSELRAAEERANRQGQGPESMSAPAAQSQDQIGQGNQQQQMEWQGDNNMFQNNGLMEPPFLEDPIIDDPTFDTLGSTLGLPSLIAEEWANIEDSLFDDLNSSRFYMSMDQNFNNTSTATDNYEVTSPSQIVGFF; from the coding sequence ATGAACGACTTTGAAGACGACCAGAAACATAAGGCAAGAACCGAGCCCTCGGGCCAGCCGCCCAAGAAACGGTCAAGAGTCACATTTTCGTGTCTTATTTGCCGTAAACGAAAGATGAAGTGCGACCGCAATCTGCCGTGCTCCACCTGCAAGGCCGCCAACGCCGCCCATCTCTGTCGCTATGACATGAACCGCAGCGCGTCGCCCCAGGACAGAGACATGCCCATCCCCAGCGACGAGTCCATGGTGGCACCAACGAGCGctcctggaggaggaagcgCGGCCAACTCGGGCTCCAAGAAGCCCCGTGGCCGGCCCAAGAAGTCTGTCGCCGAGCTCACCAAGATGCACCAGCAACTGCTGGAACAgaacgagctcaagggcgAGACCAAAGAGCTGAAGGACGTGGTCAAGCAGGAGTTCCAGTCTCTTCCtccccagcaacagcaacacatcccccaacagcagcagcagcagcagcagcaccaacagcaacaaACCATGCGACATGTcccccagcaacagcaacagcacATGCCCCAGCAAGCacatcaacaacagcagTTCCACGCGCTCAaccaacatcaacaccagcacctgcaacagcagcaccacGCTCAGCAGCATCACAAGCCCAACGGCCTAACCATCAATACAAACGACCCTGCTACGCCCGTCAACCAAGCGGTGCGAAAATCGTCCGCAGCCTCAGCCACTCCGGGCAGAACGCCCCCCAACGAAAACTCGCCTCGACGTGGATCGGCCAAGAAACACCTGCCGCCGATCGGAGATACGCCCTCGCCGTCCATGTCGTCGCCGTCCTCCGCATTCAAATCGTCGGCTGACATGCTGCACCAGGTGGTCACCCGGACcgccacagacaccaaaTATATTGGCATTTCGTCGAAATTCTCGCTGTGCATGAAGCCCGCGCGCCAGCAGTTGTTTGGACccttctcgtccatgtccttcttttcggAAAACGAGCACCTGCAGCGGTTCTCCAAACAGGTGtacgaggccaagaaacAAAACTacatcaaggacaagaacgcACCTGTACTTATGCGCCACAAAAACATATTTACCGACTTGCCGCAAAAGTACCGGGTCGGCCGAGGCTCGTTTGTAGGGGCTGGCAGCCATTACGGAGGCACCAGTGCGCCGGGAAGCACAAACAGCCACGCCAATGGCGGCGGTGCTTTCAATGCGGCTGCGTCGCCCATGGACAAGACTCCGGCCTCCACCTCGTCATCTTGCTCGACCATGGACTGTGGAGACATTTCCAAGTCTTTCCCATTTGACTCGCCGAACGGTATCTACGAGGTACTGGAGCTAGTCCCTCCCAAGCCCCTGACGTACTTTCTGGTCGACAAGTATATGAACTCGGTCAACCGGTTCTTCTACACGGTCATTCCCAAATCCTTCTACGAGTGTCTCGACGAGTTTTTCATCCAGAAGCAGCGCATTCTGAACCGAGAGATCCCCGCCACTGTCAAGACTGTCGATCTGCGACAGGTGGCCCAGATTTTGCTGATTCTGCGTCTGGCTCGAATTACGCTCCCTTTTGACTGGGTGGTTCCCGAGTACCTGGTAGGTGGCAACTCTAACAGCACAACTGGCGGTTCAAACAATGACGGCTCCTCCGCCTCGTCTCCTCCTGCCTCGGCAGACACCTCGGACGTGTACCTTGGAGCCGGGCTTTCTCAGATTGCCGAAAACTGCCTCAACCACATCGGCTATCTGCGAAAGGCCAACCTGCGGGTACTCCAGGTGCTATGTTTGCTCAAAATCACGGCCATGTGCGATCCCGACGCCGGCGACTCGGCCGACGGCTGCGACTCGTGCAACCTCACCGGTCTGATCATCCAGATCTCAATCTCTATGGGGCTGCATATGGACCCCAGCCACTTCTCCAAGGTGTCCCCAACCATTGCTCATCTGTGGAGAATGCTGTTTGGTTTCATTGTCACTCTGGACGCCCATCGATCCATGGAGCTGGCTCTGCCTCCCTCTCTGCCTCTGGAGTGTTCGGATACCGACATTCTGTTCGAGCGACACTCTCTGCCCGATGACCTGCTGTCACCCGGCGAGGAGCAGCACATTTACCATCGACGAAAGCAGCTGCGATGGGCCTTCATTTCTCTAGATGTGGTTCGGGGACTGCTGCGAACAACAGTGCATGTTACTCCCGATGGAATGGGCACCTCTCCACAGGCCATGGGCAAGGAGTACTTCGATGCCATTGAGCGCAAGCTGGAAGCATTTGAGAACGACATGAACCCTTACTACGAGGAGATCCTGTCGGCTCTACAGGCACCCGAGTCCCGAGACAGCGACTACCGCACCGTGGACGGCCATGCTGCCGCCCAGCGGCTGTCTCTGTACATGACACTAGTGCGTCTCCGTCTTGGCTACTACCTGTGTGCCGGCAACTTTATGGACGCCGCCGAGGTCAAGACCAAGGTGGTTACGTGTGCTCTTAAGATGTGCGATATCATGCAGGCTGCTATGGAGCGACCTCATCTCTTCTCTGGGTTCATGTGGTATGTGCATTTCGTCAACCTGCGAAACTTCACCTTCTCGTTTGGTACTTGCATTTCTGCATACCTGAACGAGATCAACACTCGACGAGCCGAGCGCGACATGCCCATCATTACTCCTGCCGTCAACCGAAAGTACAATGACATGACGTTTGACTATTCGCCCGACAAGATCCGAGATCCCAAGCGGTTGATTCAGGCTGCCATCAGAACTCACCGATGGGTCCGATCTCTTTCGCAGCGGTACTATGTTGCCTGGAAGTGTCATGCCGTCATTGTCGGTCTTCTTCGAGGTGCTCGTCTGGAGGTTCTCGCCCAGTACATTGACGCTCAAGAGTACAAGcggctggagaaggagggccACCGGGACAACACGTTTGTGGGTCCTTACGCGCCTCAAATGCGAGAGCCCACAACCATGTCGGTTACCAAAAACGACTGGGGTCGAGACATCACGTCGGAGAACTACGACCGAGAGCAGAGCGAACTTCGAGCTGCCGAGGAGCGTGCCAACcgccaaggtcaaggcccGGAGTCTATGTCTGCTCCTGCAGCGCAGTCTCAGGACCAGATTGGCCAGGgcaaccagcagcagcagatggagTGGCAGGGTGACAACAACATGTTTCAGAACAACGGTCTGATGGAGCCTCCCTTTCTAGAGGACCCGATCATTGACGACCCCACCTTTGATACCCTGGGCTCGACTCTGGGGCTTCCGTCGCTTATTGCCGAAGAGTGGGCCAACATTGAGGACTCGCTCTTTGATGATCTTAACTCGTCGCGGTTCTACATGTCCATGGACCAGAATTTTAACAACACCTCCACCGCCACTGACAACTATGAGGTAACTTCGCCCTCCCAGATAGTCGGATTCTTCTAG